In Meriones unguiculatus strain TT.TT164.6M chromosome 17, Bangor_MerUng_6.1, whole genome shotgun sequence, a single window of DNA contains:
- the Smim11 gene encoding small integral membrane protein 11 → MNWKVLDHVPLLLYILAAKTLILCLAFAGVKMYQRRRLEAKLQAEKKQAEKKEN, encoded by the coding sequence GTTCTCGATCACGTGCCCCTGCTGCTGTATATCTTAGCAGCAAAAACCCTGATCCTCTGCCTGGCCTTTGCCGGAGTGAAAATGTACCAAAGGAGACGCCTGGAGGCAAAACTTCAAGCTGAGAAGAAGCAGGcggagaagaaagagaactga
- the C17H21orf140 gene encoding uncharacterized protein C21orf140 homolog: MAHFTQRLLKNFIIRTQFDSVKRKQCLQYLNALRTLQYDGYKTVYFGETEIPETLVTGEDFNDGYYMHTPTWCILHAGGSQGWVPWKYRMFLRDDLCIKQEDSLFFEFCDVIKKTYGKCAIVVKGRKQQDEMKLKTDKEGEPHAYAPTSIPLTSIVCSSGVAKSYGHELVSLPSPYNYLNPLDSAWSSVKWFIINNRKEFCLQSTDNVYRYQYILISDLISKGIEKVSTSKWKAFVNKVRRWENYYLGKFS, encoded by the coding sequence ATGGCTCACTTTACACAGCGTCTTCTGAAAAACTTCATCATCAGAACTCAGTTTGACAGCGTCAAGAGGAAACAGTGCCTTCAGTATCTGAACGCTCTGAGAACACTGCAATACGATGGATATAAGACTGTGTATTTTGGGGAAACAGAGATCCCAGAAACTCTTGTCACTGGGGAAGACTTTAATGATGGCTATTACATGCACACTCCAACCTGGTGTATCCTGCACGCTGGTGGCAGTCAAGGATGGGTGCCCTGGAAATACCGGATGTTCCTAAGAGATGACCTATGTATCAAACAGGAAGACAGCCTCTTCTTTGAGTTCTGTGATGTTATAAAGAAGACCTATGGGAAGTGTGCCATTGTGGTTAAAGGCAGAAAGCAGCAAGATGAGATGAAGCTGAAGACTGACAAGGAGGGAGAGCCCCATGCCTATGCTCCAACAAGCATTCCTCTAACAAGCATCGTTTGTTCCTCTGGAGTGGCCAAGTCCTATGGCCATGAGCTAGTCTCTCTGCCGTCCCCTTATAATTACCTGAACCCTTTGGACTCAGCCTGGTCCTCCGTGAAATGGTTTATCATCAACAACAGGAAAGAGTTTTGCCTGCAGTCCACCGACAACGTCTACCGCTACCAGTACATCCTCATCAGTGACTTGATCAGCAAAGGGATTGAGAAGGTCAGCACGAGCAAGTGGAAGGCCTTCGTGAACAAAGTGCGGCGGTGGGAGAACTACTATCTCGGGAAGTTTTCCTAA